The Paraburkholderia sp. ZP32-5 genome includes a window with the following:
- a CDS encoding catalase, giving the protein MSERKLTNAAGAPVADNQNSMTAGARGPVVLQDVWLLEKLAHFDREVIPERRVHAKGSGAFGTLKVTHDISRYTKAKVFAQVGKETPLFMRFSTVAGERGAADAERDVRGFSIKFYTEEGNWDVVGNNTPVFFIRDPLKFPDFIHTQKRDPYTNLRSNVAAWDFWERHPESLHQVTILMSDRGIPKNYRQMHGFGSHTYSFINANNERFWVKFHFKSLQGIENFTDVEAAQVVASDRESAQRDLVNSIDAGKFPKWRFAIQVMPEADAANYRFNPFDITKVWSQKDYPLIDVGTIELNRNAANYFADVEQAAFTPANVVPGIGFSPDRLLQGRLFSYGDTQRYRLGVNHHQIPVNAPRTPNPHSFHRDGALRADGNLGGNVNYEPNRFGDFAQDANAVEPPLAAGAVAHYEHREDDDYYTQPRMLFELFDEAQRTRLFGNIARHINGVPQEIVARQIEHFRRVDPAYAEGVIAALAALQEEKGR; this is encoded by the coding sequence ATGTCCGAACGTAAGCTCACCAACGCTGCCGGCGCACCTGTCGCCGACAACCAGAATTCGATGACCGCCGGCGCTCGCGGCCCGGTCGTGCTGCAGGACGTCTGGCTGCTCGAAAAGCTCGCTCACTTTGATCGTGAGGTGATTCCCGAGCGCCGCGTTCACGCGAAGGGCTCCGGTGCATTCGGTACGCTGAAAGTGACGCACGACATCTCGCGCTATACGAAGGCGAAGGTGTTCGCGCAGGTCGGCAAGGAAACGCCGCTTTTCATGCGCTTTTCGACGGTGGCGGGAGAACGTGGCGCGGCCGACGCCGAGCGCGACGTGCGTGGCTTTTCGATCAAGTTCTACACCGAAGAGGGCAACTGGGACGTGGTCGGCAACAACACGCCGGTGTTCTTTATCCGCGATCCGCTGAAGTTTCCGGACTTCATCCATACGCAGAAGCGCGATCCGTACACGAACTTGCGCAGCAATGTCGCGGCGTGGGATTTCTGGGAGCGTCATCCGGAGTCGCTGCATCAGGTGACGATTCTGATGAGCGATCGCGGCATTCCGAAGAACTATCGGCAGATGCATGGTTTCGGTTCGCACACGTACTCGTTCATCAACGCGAACAACGAGCGCTTCTGGGTGAAGTTTCACTTCAAGTCGCTGCAGGGCATCGAGAACTTCACCGATGTCGAAGCCGCTCAGGTGGTCGCATCGGACCGCGAAAGCGCGCAGCGCGATCTGGTGAACAGCATCGATGCGGGCAAGTTTCCGAAGTGGCGTTTCGCGATTCAGGTGATGCCGGAAGCGGACGCGGCGAACTATCGCTTCAATCCGTTCGACATCACGAAGGTGTGGTCGCAGAAGGACTATCCGTTGATCGACGTCGGCACGATCGAGTTGAACCGCAACGCGGCGAACTATTTCGCTGATGTCGAGCAGGCTGCGTTCACGCCGGCTAACGTGGTGCCGGGTATCGGCTTTTCGCCAGATCGTCTGTTGCAGGGACGGCTGTTCTCGTACGGCGATACGCAGCGTTACCGGCTCGGCGTGAATCACCATCAGATTCCGGTGAACGCGCCGCGCACGCCGAATCCGCATTCGTTCCATCGCGACGGCGCGCTGCGCGCCGACGGCAATCTCGGTGGCAACGTGAATTACGAGCCGAACCGTTTCGGCGACTTCGCGCAGGACGCGAACGCAGTGGAGCCGCCGCTCGCGGCCGGTGCGGTCGCACACTACGAGCATCGCGAGGATGACGACTACTACACGCAGCCGCGCATGCTGTTCGAGTTGTTCGACGAGGCGCAGCGTACGCGTCTGTTCGGCAATATCGCGCGGCATATCAATGGGGTGCCGCAGGAGATCGTCGCGCGTCAGATCGAGCATTTCCGCCGCGTCGATCCGGCCTACGCGGAAGGTGTGATCGCGGCGCTGGCCGCTTTGCAGGAAGAAAAAGGTCGTTGA
- a CDS encoding Dps family protein encodes MAKKEAAAVQHVNIGISDKDRKKIAEGLSRLLADTYTLYLKTHNFHWNVTGPMFNTLHLMFETQYNELALAVDAIAERIRALGVHAPGSYKDFAKLSSIPEADGVPAAEDMIRQLVEGQEAVVRTARAIFPSTEAAHDEPTADLLTQRMQTHEKTAWMLRSLLA; translated from the coding sequence ATGGCCAAGAAAGAAGCCGCAGCCGTACAGCACGTCAACATCGGGATCAGCGACAAGGATCGCAAGAAGATCGCGGAAGGGCTGTCGCGTCTGCTCGCCGACACCTACACGCTGTACCTGAAGACCCACAACTTCCACTGGAACGTTACGGGTCCGATGTTCAACACGCTGCATCTGATGTTCGAAACGCAATACAACGAACTCGCGCTCGCGGTCGATGCCATCGCCGAACGTATCCGCGCGTTGGGCGTGCATGCACCGGGCAGTTACAAGGACTTCGCGAAGCTGTCGTCGATCCCCGAAGCGGATGGCGTGCCGGCCGCGGAAGACATGATCCGCCAGCTCGTCGAAGGTCAGGAAGCCGTGGTGCGCACCGCGCGCGCGATTTTCCCGTCGACGGAAGCCGCCCACGACGAACCGACCGCCGACCTGCTGACGCAGCGCATGCAGACGCATGAAAAGACCGCGTGGATGCTGCGCTCGCTGCTCGCGTAA
- the ubiA gene encoding 4-hydroxybenzoate octaprenyltransferase has product MFARLPLYWRLVRMDKPIGSLLLLWPTLNALWIASGGHPSWQLLVIFIVGTVLMRSAGCAINDYADRDFDRHVKRTESRPLTSGKINAWEAIALALGLSLLAFLLILPLNALTKQLSVVALFVAGSYPFTKRFFAIPQAYLGIAFGFGIPMAFAAVQGHVPLLGWVMLLANIFWSVAYDTEYAMVDRDDDIKIGIRTSALTFGRFDVAAIMLCYAVTLGIYVGVGVMLGFGVLYWLGWAAAVGCAIYHYTLIRNRERMPCFAAFRHNNWLGGALFVGIAAHYAVASF; this is encoded by the coding sequence ATGTTTGCCCGACTTCCCCTGTATTGGCGCCTCGTGCGGATGGACAAGCCGATCGGCAGCCTGCTGTTGCTATGGCCGACGCTCAACGCGCTGTGGATTGCGTCCGGCGGTCATCCGTCGTGGCAGCTGCTGGTGATCTTCATCGTTGGCACCGTATTGATGCGCTCGGCTGGCTGCGCGATCAACGACTATGCGGACCGCGATTTCGATCGCCACGTGAAGCGCACTGAAAGTCGCCCGCTCACGTCGGGCAAGATCAACGCGTGGGAAGCGATCGCACTCGCTTTGGGTCTGTCGCTGCTCGCGTTTCTGCTGATCCTGCCGCTCAACGCACTGACCAAACAGTTGTCGGTGGTCGCGCTGTTCGTCGCCGGCTCGTATCCGTTCACCAAGCGTTTCTTCGCAATTCCGCAAGCGTATCTCGGCATCGCGTTCGGCTTCGGCATTCCGATGGCGTTCGCCGCGGTGCAGGGCCATGTGCCGCTGCTCGGCTGGGTGATGCTGCTCGCGAATATCTTCTGGTCGGTCGCGTACGACACCGAATATGCGATGGTCGATCGCGATGACGACATCAAGATCGGCATCCGCACGTCGGCGCTGACGTTCGGCCGTTTCGACGTGGCCGCGATCATGCTGTGCTATGCGGTGACGCTCGGGATTTACGTCGGCGTCGGCGTGATGCTCGGTTTCGGCGTGCTGTACTGGCTGGGCTGGGCGGCCGCGGTTGGTTGCGCGATCTATCACTACACGCTGATTCGCAACCGCGAACGCATGCCGTGTTTCGCCGCATTCCGGCATAACAACTGGCTCGGCGGCGCGCTGTTCGTCGGGATTGCCGCGCATTACGCGGTGGCTTCGTTTTAA
- the proC gene encoding pyrroline-5-carboxylate reductase: protein MKIAFIGGGNMAAALIGGLIKRGVAPADLYAIDPNEDARKRNEQQFGIRTGVAADGALAGYDAVVLAVKPQILKGVAETVAPHLQASQLAISIVAGIRIADMSRWLNGHSRIVRVMPNTPALIGMGVTGLVATSNVDEAGRALASQVLGAVGDTVWFDDEAKIDAVTAISGSGPAYVFYFIEALQEAARQLGMNEAQGRALAVATFAGAAQLAANSDEPLSVLRERVTSKGGTTAAALASFAASGIGEAIVRGALAADARAKEMGDEFGKQ, encoded by the coding sequence ATGAAAATTGCGTTTATCGGCGGCGGCAATATGGCCGCGGCGTTGATCGGCGGCCTCATCAAGCGGGGCGTCGCGCCCGCTGACCTGTACGCGATCGATCCGAACGAAGACGCGCGCAAGCGCAACGAGCAGCAATTCGGCATCCGCACCGGCGTCGCCGCGGACGGCGCGCTCGCCGGCTACGACGCGGTCGTGCTCGCGGTCAAGCCGCAGATTCTGAAGGGCGTCGCCGAAACGGTGGCGCCGCATCTGCAGGCGTCACAACTGGCGATCAGCATCGTCGCCGGCATTCGCATCGCCGATATGTCGCGCTGGCTGAACGGCCATAGCCGCATCGTGCGCGTGATGCCGAATACGCCGGCCTTGATCGGCATGGGCGTGACGGGGCTGGTAGCAACGAGCAACGTCGACGAAGCGGGCCGTGCGTTGGCGTCACAGGTGCTCGGCGCGGTCGGCGATACCGTGTGGTTCGACGACGAAGCGAAGATCGACGCGGTCACCGCGATCTCCGGCAGCGGGCCCGCCTACGTGTTCTATTTCATCGAAGCGCTGCAGGAAGCGGCGCGCCAGCTCGGCATGAACGAAGCGCAGGGCCGTGCGCTCGCGGTCGCGACTTTCGCCGGCGCCGCGCAACTCGCGGCCAATTCCGACGAGCCGCTGAGCGTGCTGCGCGAGCGTGTGACATCGAAGGGCGGCACGACCGCGGCGGCGCTGGCGTCGTTCGCCGCGAGCGGTATCGGCGAAGCGATCGTGCGCGGCGCGCTGGCCGCCGATGCGCGTGCGAAAGAGATGGGCGACGAGTTCGGCAAGCAGTAA
- a CDS encoding YggS family pyridoxal phosphate-dependent enzyme, translated as MSDLDHNSANCAANPAANRVAHHLDEVRQRIAKAAQAAGRDPQAVMLLAVSKTFPADAVRAAHAAGQRAFGENYVQESLDKIQTLADLRASLEWHFIGPLQSNKTRPVAEHFDWVHSVDRLKIAQRLSEQRPDNLPPLNVCLQVNVSGEASKSGVGIAEAADIARQIAVLPKLTLRGLMSIPEPAGDLDAQRAPHRELRELFERLRGDGLALDTLSMGMSADLEAAVLEGATIVRVGTAIFGARDYSH; from the coding sequence ATGTCCGATCTGGATCACAACTCCGCCAACTGCGCCGCCAACCCCGCCGCCAACCGCGTCGCTCACCACCTCGATGAAGTGCGGCAGCGCATCGCGAAGGCCGCGCAAGCGGCCGGCCGCGACCCGCAGGCGGTGATGCTGCTCGCGGTCTCCAAAACGTTTCCCGCCGATGCCGTGCGCGCCGCCCATGCGGCCGGCCAGCGCGCGTTCGGCGAGAACTACGTGCAGGAATCGCTCGACAAGATTCAGACGCTCGCCGATCTGCGCGCATCGCTCGAATGGCATTTCATCGGCCCGCTGCAATCGAACAAGACGCGCCCGGTCGCCGAGCATTTCGACTGGGTGCATTCGGTCGATCGGCTCAAGATCGCGCAGCGGCTTTCGGAGCAGCGCCCCGACAATCTGCCGCCGCTGAACGTCTGTTTGCAGGTCAATGTCAGCGGCGAGGCGTCGAAAAGCGGTGTCGGCATCGCCGAGGCGGCCGATATCGCACGGCAGATCGCCGTGCTGCCGAAGCTGACATTGCGCGGCCTGATGTCGATTCCCGAACCGGCCGGCGATCTCGACGCGCAGCGCGCGCCGCATCGCGAGTTGCGCGAGCTGTTCGAGCGCTTGCGCGGCGACGGGCTCGCGCTCGATACGCTGTCGATGGGCATGTCGGCGGACCTCGAAGCAGCGGTGCTCGAAGGCGCGACGATCGTGCGCGTCGGCACCGCGATCTTCGGCGCGCGCGACTATTCGCACTGA
- the glcF gene encoding glycolate oxidase subunit GlcF, whose product MQTNLADFIRNTPDGDEADAILRKCVHCGFCTATCPTYQLLGDELDGPRGRIYLIKQMVEGAPVTRSTQTHLDRCLTCRNCESTCPSGVQYGRLVEIGRKITEEKVHRPLGQRMVRRVLASVVPNSAIFTPAMRLGQHFRGVLPKKLRDKVPARQRPLEWPTAKHERKMLMLAGCVQPSMMPNVNIATARVFDALGIETVVAPEAGCCGAIRLHLGYNDEALDDLRANIDAWWPYVEQGVEAIVMNASGCGATVKEYAHLLRHDPAYAEKARRIVELTRDIAEILPEFEDQLVATTRRRSVHTVAFHPPCTLQHGQQIRGKVEQLLTALGVEVRLPADSHLCCGSAGTYSMTQPRLSYALRDQKLERLQAQEPQVIVSANVGCIAHLQSGTSTPVAHWIELVEHMLSV is encoded by the coding sequence ATGCAAACCAACCTCGCGGACTTCATTCGCAATACGCCCGATGGCGACGAAGCCGATGCCATCCTGCGCAAATGCGTGCACTGCGGCTTCTGCACGGCGACCTGCCCGACCTATCAACTGCTCGGCGACGAACTCGACGGCCCGCGCGGGCGCATCTATCTGATCAAGCAGATGGTCGAAGGCGCACCGGTCACGCGCAGCACGCAGACTCATCTCGACCGCTGCCTGACCTGCCGCAACTGCGAATCGACGTGCCCGTCCGGCGTGCAGTACGGCAGGCTGGTCGAAATCGGCCGCAAGATCACCGAGGAAAAAGTCCATCGCCCGCTCGGTCAGCGCATGGTGCGCCGCGTGCTCGCGAGCGTCGTGCCGAACAGCGCGATCTTCACGCCGGCGATGCGGCTGGGGCAGCACTTCCGCGGCGTGCTGCCGAAGAAGCTGCGCGACAAGGTGCCTGCGCGGCAACGCCCGCTCGAATGGCCCACCGCGAAACACGAACGCAAGATGCTGATGCTCGCGGGCTGCGTGCAACCGTCGATGATGCCGAACGTCAACATCGCGACCGCACGGGTATTCGACGCGCTCGGCATCGAAACGGTGGTCGCGCCCGAGGCCGGCTGCTGCGGCGCGATCCGCCTGCATCTCGGCTACAACGACGAGGCGCTCGACGATCTGCGCGCCAACATCGATGCATGGTGGCCCTACGTCGAGCAGGGCGTCGAGGCGATCGTAATGAATGCGTCGGGCTGCGGCGCGACCGTGAAGGAATACGCGCATCTGCTGCGCCACGATCCGGCCTATGCGGAGAAGGCACGCCGTATCGTCGAGCTGACGCGCGACATCGCCGAGATCCTGCCCGAGTTCGAAGACCAGCTGGTCGCGACCACGCGGCGCCGCTCGGTGCATACGGTCGCGTTTCATCCGCCGTGCACGCTGCAGCATGGGCAGCAGATTCGCGGCAAGGTCGAACAGTTGCTGACCGCGCTCGGCGTCGAAGTGCGCCTGCCCGCCGACAGTCATCTGTGCTGCGGCTCGGCCGGCACCTATTCGATGACGCAGCCGCGGCTGTCGTACGCATTACGCGATCAGAAGCTCGAGCGCTTGCAGGCACAGGAGCCGCAGGTGATCGTGTCGGCGAACGTCGGCTGCATCGCGCACCTGCAAAGCGGCACGTCGACGCCGGTCGCGCACTGGATCGAATTGGTCGAGCACATGCTGTCCGTATAA